The Bradyrhizobium sp. CCGB01 genome segment GACGCCGCGTCCTCGAATTCATAGATGACCGAATCCGAGCAGGCCCGCACCGTCGCGGTATGCGGCAGCCCGAGCAGCACGGACATCTCGCCGAACACCGCGCCGGGCTCGGCGATGGTCGCGACCACCATGTCGCTCTTGAGCACCTCGAGCTTGCCTTCCACGAGCACGTAGAGGTGGCCGCTGCTGGTGCCGCCCTCGGTGACGACGAGCGTGCCGGCCGCAACCTGCCGCTCGGTCCCGCCGCTGCAATGGTCCAGAACTGCGCGCATCGCCAAAGACTCCCGTCAGGGGAGACACTAGAGCACGATCCGCATCGCGCGCTTGCTCAAATTTGCGGCAAGCCCGGCTAGCGCGACAGGCGCTTTGCGAGATGAACCGACTGCCAGTCTCCGAGACCGGTGTCCTCGAAGCCCGCCTTCTTCGCAAGACCACGCATTTCGGCATTTGCCCGTGCGGTCTC includes the following:
- a CDS encoding Crp/Fnr family transcriptional regulator produces the protein MRAVLDHCSGGTERQVAAGTLVVTEGGTSSGHLYVLVEGKLEVLKSDMVVATIAEPGAVFGEMSVLLGLPHTATVRACSDSVIYEFEDAASFLIQRPEVALLLARTLAQRLNAANTYLADLKRQYAGHGTHLAMVGEVLQSMINLPPLEVSPGSDRESDPRM